A window of the Chrysemys picta bellii isolate R12L10 chromosome 24, ASM1138683v2, whole genome shotgun sequence genome harbors these coding sequences:
- the SP6 gene encoding transcription factor Sp6, translating to MLTAVCGSLANQRSDTPRASSPRLDLQPLQPYQPHASSEAGGNFPSPLQPTEVQNLPLVGPGVEFAAAPGYDLHGSSRLDLDGDSLLAPGTYSKLLQPPPEMAHPYEPWFRPSHPSNATEDGGVNPWWDLHAGSSWMELPPGQGGLQAPGPAGGLQPVLGGYGSAEHQLCGPPHHLLPSAQHLMGQEELKPLASPPEPHVPEQAVDGTARPKSSRRSVPRSAGQAVCRCPNCQEAERVGPCPDGAKKKHLHNCHIPGCGKAYAKTSHLKAHLRWHSGDRPFVCNWLFCGKRFTRSDELQRHLQTHTGTKKFTCPVCSRVFMRSDHLSKHMKTHEGAKEGAEREGKGGADPPGKGKREPEAGSSSPATQPN from the coding sequence ATGCTCACGGCCGTCTGCGGCTCTCTTGCCAACCAGCGCTCGGACACGCCGCGCGCCTCCTCCCCGCGCttggacctgcagcccctgcagccctaCCAGCCCCACGCCAGCTCCGAGGCGGGCGGcaacttcccctcccctctccagcccacGGAGGTCCAGAACCTGCCCTTGGTGGGCCCCGGGGTGGAGTTCGCGGCCGCCCCCGGCTATGATCTGCATGGCTCTTCGAGGCTAGACCTGGATGGTGACAGCCTGCTGGCCCCCGGCACGTACTCCAAGCTCCTGCAGCCGCCTCCCGAAATGGCCCACCCCTACGAGCCCTGGTTCAGGCCCTCGCACCCCAGCAACGCCACCGAGGACGGCGGCGTGAATCCCTGGTGGGATCTCCATGCCggatccagctggatggagctgCCGCCGGGTCAAGGCGGCCTGCAAGCCCCTGGCCCGGCGGGCGGACTCCAGCCGGTGCTGGGGGGTTACGGCTCCGCTGAGCACCAGCTCTGTGGCCCACCGCATCACCTCCTGCCCTCGGCCCAGCACCTGATGGGCCAGGAAGAGCTGAAGCCACTCGCCTCGCCTCCGGAGCCGCACGTTCCCGAGCAGGCTGTGGACGGTACCGCTAGGCCGAAGAGCTCGAGGCGATCGGTGCCCCGGAGCGCCGGGCAGGCAGTGTGCCGCTGCCCGAACTGCCAGGAGGCCGAGAGGGTGGGTCCGTGCCCGGATGGGGCCAAGAAGAAGCATCTGCACAACTGCCACATCCCCGGCTGCGGCAAGGCCTACGCCAAGACCTCCCACCTGAAAGCCCATCTGCGGTGGCACAGCGGGGACCGGCCCTTCGTCTGCAACTGGCTCTTCTGCGGCAAGCGCTTCACCCGCTCCGACGAGCTGCAGCGGCACCTCCAGACCCACACGGGGACCAAGAAGTTTACCTGCCCCGTGTGCAGCCGGGTCTTCATGAGGAGCGACCACCTCAGCAAGCACATGAAGACGCACGAGGGGGCCAAAGAGGGAGCGGAGAGGGAGGGCAAGGGCGGGGCAGACCCTCCGGGGAAAGGCAAGAGGGAGCCCGAggctggcagctccagccccgCGACCCAGCCCAACTGA